The sequence GTGCGGCTGGCGCTGACGCCGGATCATCCGAACCTGAAGCGGTTCGTGGAGAAGTGCCAGACGTTCAAGCAGACCTTCGAGCAGAACGGGCGTTCGGTGACCACCGACATCCAGATGAACCCGCTGGATGCGGATGGGGTGCCGCCGTGGGCGGTCGCGACCGTGATCACGAGCGCCAGCAAGGCCGCCATCCGGTTGCCGATCTCGATCACGGCCTCCACCATCTCCGGCTATTACCGCGGGGTGCTCGTGGTGGCGACCAGCAACGACATCGGGTTGCGGATGGAGAGCGACGGATCCGACGACGCGACGCACGCCGAGGATCTGGTGAAGCTGTTCAACACGCAGATCGAGAAGCTCGAAGCCGCGCAGTAACCGGGCGCCCAGAAGTACAGGCGCTGGCTCTGCGTCCATGGCGCAAGAGTGCGAGTGGGGCACGCCGTACTCGCAGAGTCAACGCCTGACACCGCTGGCGACCACCGCGGTCGCGGCCACCACCGCCACCGACACCAGCGCCGCCAGCTGCACTCCCGCGGAATGGCCGGCATAGCCGTCCACCGACCGCCAAGGATGCCGGCACAGCATCGCACCCGCCGTGATCAGCCCGCCGGCGCTCAACCCGAGCCGTGCCACATCAAATGCGCGCTGCCGATGCCGCAGTGCGAACAGCAACACCAGCGCGGCCCCGAACACCGCCGCTCCGGTGATCCCGGCGATCAAGAAGCCGACCGTCAGGGCACCGGTCGCCGCCACGCGGCGGCTCGGGCCCCAGGGCTGCACTGGCGGCCCGGGATCGCGGATCCGCCGCGCCGGCCACCAGGCCAACAACGCCAGCAGCGGGAGCAGAGCCAGCCCGCCGGCCATCCCGAACCGGTACATCCGGTTAGGCCCGAACTCCCATGTGATCGTGTCGTCGGTGCCCGCGGGCAGCACAAAGCCCTGCTGCCATCCGTTGACCGCCACCGGAGCCAAGCGTGCGCCGTCCGACGTGCGCGCCACCCACCCGCCGTTGATGCTCTCCGGAACGACCAGTACCCGAGCGGCCGCGGCGCCGGGCACCGTCACCTCCCGCCGGTCGGAGCCCCAGGCGCCGAGCACCGCCGGTGTCGTCTTCGACGCGCCGGCAACCGCTGACGGCCCGGACAGCGTCGCGCCGTCGACCACGAACGCCGGGCCGGGGCTGATCATCAACTCCTGCGCGCCGGGCGGCAATGCGATCGGACGCAGATCGCAGGCCTGCGCCGCCACCGGCTTGTCGTCGAGAAGCGCGCCGACAGTCGTGGTGATCGAGGTGTGCACGAACCGGCCCGCGATCGCGATGATCGGGCCGTGGTCGCAGTCGACGTGGACCGGACGTGACCGGTTGCGGGCGTGATCGGCGGGGGCAACGGGACGTCCGTCGGCGCCCAGCACACTGACCTCGGCCAGCCCCGGCGGCTTGAGCTGATCGAAGCCGATCGCGGTGCGGTCGATCACGTCCTCCCACCCCAGCAGGCTGATCGTCACGGTGTCGGTGACCCGCGGCAGCAGCCGCACCTGCTGAGCGTCGGATTCCGCCAACTCCCGGACCTGGGGGCCCGAGCCCAAGTCGATCGCCACCAGCGTGGGATGCGCCGGCAGCGGCGACCGGCTGGGAGTGAACCGCACTCCGGTCACCTTGACCGGCCGGGGCAGCGTGATGGTCAGGGTCGGCGGGGACCGGTGCGCGACCACCCGCTGCGACGCCGTCCACGCCGTGCCCGGGTCACCGTCGGCGGCGGCATACGCCGACCCCAGTACGTCGAGCACGTCGGCGTCACCGCGGGCCCGCAGGCTTCCCGGCTCGGCGATCAGGTCAACCAGATTCGGGCCCTGACGCGGCCGCACCCAGACGGTCGGGGTCACCGACATGGGCCGCGGCACGTTCAGGGTGCGGCTGAAGGTGGCGGGCTCCTCGGGCTCGAGCATCATCGACGCCGCGCAGCGCACCGCGCCGTCGGCCGGCGCGCAGCCGGTTCGGCCCGGCAAGCCCGCACCCAGGTCCCACTGCGCCACCTGGGCGCCTGCGGGTGGCGCGGGAACGAGCGCCGTGTGGCGCAGGTCGACCGGATGCGCGAAGCCCGAGGCGTCGTACTGGGTGACCGCCAAATCGGTGATGCCGAACTGCACGCCGGGGGAGCCGTCGTCGGTGCCCGACGCGGTGATCCGCACCCAGGGTGTTTCGCCGTAGGGCAGCGCGGCGATCAGGGGCTCGCCGGCGCGGTCGAACCGCAGCGTGGTGGTGCCGTTGACCGTGGAGATCTGGATCCGGCGCACCTGCGCGCCGACGGCCGTCGCGCTGGGCGTCACGGTGATGGTGCCGTTGGTCAGCGGGTGGTCGAAGTCCACCTGCAGCCATTGGCCGACCGCCGACTGCAGGGCATTGGACACCCAGGCGGTTCCCGAGTCGCCGTCGATGGCGGCGGCCGGCGAAGTCGACGGCGCGACGTCGGGCAGCGTGGTGGCGTCCGAGGACGAGCTGGACGCGGTGAGCCGGCCCCCGAGCCAGCCGCCGAACACGGTGCTGGCGCCGGGCGTCGGATAGTCCGGCACCCGGCTCAGGGTGTGCCGGGGGTCGCCGGCCGCGCGGATCGTCGACGAGTGGTCATCGACCCGGCCGTAGTCGGTCTCGCGGGCCAGGGGGGTGTCGGTGACGGTGACCACCGGTGTGCCCACGTCCGCGCGCCGGGCATCAGCGGTCATCAGCACCGGGCCCAGCACCGGCTCACCGCGCAACCGGCGGTGTTCGTCGAGTCGCAGCAACACCTCCGGGCCCCCGTCGACCCGGGGCATCGCGTCAAGGTCGGTCAGGTACGGCGTGCCCGCGGATGCGCCTGCCACCGGGTCGCCGACCCGGTAGATCTCGATCGCCGGGTAGGCCGGCCGCAGGCCACTGTCGGCGACGAATCCCGGGACCGTGCCCGACCCGACGGGATCGCCGAACTGGGCCACCCGTTGCAATCCCGGTGAGCCGTCGACAGCGCGGTGCACCAGCAGTGGCCGGGCCGACCGTGAGGTGTCGGGGTCCAGGTCGTTGCGCACCACCAGGTAGGAGATGCCTTGTCTGGTCAGAGTGTCGGCCAGGCCGGCGGACGGGCGGCCGGCGGCGAACAGGCGCTGCACCGAGTCGAGCGCCCGAATGGTCTGCGGCGGGGTCAGCGGGATCGAGTCGCGCACCCCCCACGGGCCGACGTCGAGGACCTGCAGGGGTTCGTCGTGGCTGGTGCCCCAGGTCTGGGTGGCGAACGGCGCTCCCGGCGCCACCAGCACCCGGCCGGGGGTCGCGCCGCCGCCGTTGTGTTCGGCGAGCCAACTGGCGGCGTCGCGCCAATACTGCGGCAGCGCGCTGAATGTCCCCGGCGGGGTGAGCCGGCCGGTCCAGGCCAGCGAGGTGCTGACCAGCAGGGCCGTCAGGACCACCAGGCCAACAGCGGCCGACTTGTGGTGCTCGGGGTGCACGAACGCGCGCCGCCACACCAGTGCCGGCGCGCTGCCCGGCAGCGGGATGCGGCCCAGCAGATGAATGAGCCCCAGGACCACCGGGATCCGGATCACCGACTCGAGTTTGTGCAGGTTGCGCAGCGGCGCTCCCGCTCCGTCGAGGAACGCCTGCACCGAGTGGGCCAGCGGCGAGCCAAGCCCGCCCGCATAGCCGATGGCCAGCAGCGTCACCCCGATCAGCAGCATGGTGACCAGCCGTCCGGCGCCGGGCGACCGCCGCGACAGCATGCCGGTCAGCCCGGCCAGACCGGCGGCCGCGACCAGGCAGGTGCCCAGGATCATCACCGGGCGGGTGACCAGCGGCGCCCCGGCGGTGGCGTTCGGCGCGACGAACGGTGTCCAACTGTGGGTGCCGCGCAGCATTTCGGTCAGCGAGGTCCACCGGGTGGTGACGCCCGCCGATTCGATGAAATCCAGGAAGGGCGGGCTGACTCGGCCCAACAGCACCAGGGCCACCAGCCACCAGGTCACCGCCAGCGTCAGCGCCAGCAGCCACCAACCGGTGAACCGCCACCAGCGTCGGTTGGGGCGGTGGCACAGCCACCAGATCATCGCCGGCAGGCAGCCCGCCAGCGTCGCGACCGCGTTCACGGCGCCCATCAGCGCAACCGCGACCCCAGCCTGGCCGGCCAGCATCCGTGCCGGCCGCTGCGGGGCGTCCTGGCTCGGATCGCCTGGCGCGCCCAGCGCCCGGATGACCGGTAGCAGCACCCACGGGGCGAGCACCATCGGCAATGTCTCCGAGGAGATCGAACCCAGCGTGGTGAGCACTCGCGGCGACAGGGCGAATGCCGCGGCGCCGATCACCCGTGCCGTCGGGGTCCCGATCCGCAACGTCTCGGCGACCCGCAGCAGGCCCCAGAACGCAAGAGTCAGCAGCACGGCCCACCACAGCCGCTGAACGATCCAGCCGGGCAGCCCCAGCAGGTCACCGGCCAGGAAGAATGCGCCGTGCGGGAACAGATAGCCGTACGC is a genomic window of Mycolicibacter heraklionensis containing:
- a CDS encoding alpha-(1->3)-arabinofuranosyltransferase, which produces MTPLPRRWLWLVGAVSLTCSLLQAPGRISPDTKLDLTLAPLRFLARAANLWSSELPFGQVQNQAYGYLFPHGAFFLAGDLLGLPGWIVQRLWWAVLLTLAFWGLLRVAETLRIGTPTARVIGAAAFALSPRVLTTLGSISSETLPMVLAPWVLLPVIRALGAPGDPSQDAPQRPARMLAGQAGVAVALMGAVNAVATLAGCLPAMIWWLCHRPNRRWWRFTGWWLLALTLAVTWWLVALVLLGRVSPPFLDFIESAGVTTRWTSLTEMLRGTHSWTPFVAPNATAGAPLVTRPVMILGTCLVAAAGLAGLTGMLSRRSPGAGRLVTMLLIGVTLLAIGYAGGLGSPLAHSVQAFLDGAGAPLRNLHKLESVIRIPVVLGLIHLLGRIPLPGSAPALVWRRAFVHPEHHKSAAVGLVVLTALLVSTSLAWTGRLTPPGTFSALPQYWRDAASWLAEHNGGGATPGRVLVAPGAPFATQTWGTSHDEPLQVLDVGPWGVRDSIPLTPPQTIRALDSVQRLFAAGRPSAGLADTLTRQGISYLVVRNDLDPDTSRSARPLLVHRAVDGSPGLQRVAQFGDPVGSGTVPGFVADSGLRPAYPAIEIYRVGDPVAGASAGTPYLTDLDAMPRVDGGPEVLLRLDEHRRLRGEPVLGPVLMTADARRADVGTPVVTVTDTPLARETDYGRVDDHSSTIRAAGDPRHTLSRVPDYPTPGASTVFGGWLGGRLTASSSSSDATTLPDVAPSTSPAAAIDGDSGTAWVSNALQSAVGQWLQVDFDHPLTNGTITVTPSATAVGAQVRRIQISTVNGTTTLRFDRAGEPLIAALPYGETPWVRITASGTDDGSPGVQFGITDLAVTQYDASGFAHPVDLRHTALVPAPPAGAQVAQWDLGAGLPGRTGCAPADGAVRCAASMMLEPEEPATFSRTLNVPRPMSVTPTVWVRPRQGPNLVDLIAEPGSLRARGDADVLDVLGSAYAAADGDPGTAWTASQRVVAHRSPPTLTITLPRPVKVTGVRFTPSRSPLPAHPTLVAIDLGSGPQVRELAESDAQQVRLLPRVTDTVTISLLGWEDVIDRTAIGFDQLKPPGLAEVSVLGADGRPVAPADHARNRSRPVHVDCDHGPIIAIAGRFVHTSITTTVGALLDDKPVAAQACDLRPIALPPGAQELMISPGPAFVVDGATLSGPSAVAGASKTTPAVLGAWGSDRREVTVPGAAAARVLVVPESINGGWVARTSDGARLAPVAVNGWQQGFVLPAGTDDTITWEFGPNRMYRFGMAGGLALLPLLALLAWWPARRIRDPGPPVQPWGPSRRVAATGALTVGFLIAGITGAAVFGAALVLLFALRHRQRAFDVARLGLSAGGLITAGAMLCRHPWRSVDGYAGHSAGVQLAALVSVAVVAATAVVASGVRR